Within the Flavobacterium sp. 9R genome, the region TAAAGGAATCACTAAAAAAATAGAAGAAGGCTACTTTACTAAACTAGGAATCAATGCCATTTGGTTGACACCAATTGTAGAACAAATTCACGATGGTGTAGACGAAGGAACCGGTTTAAGTTATGGTTTCCACGGTTATTGGGCCAAAGATTGGACGGCTTTAGATCCAAATTTTGGTACTAAAAAAGACTTAGCAGAATTGGTTAAAAAAGCACACGCCAAAGGAATCCGAATTGTATTAGACGGTGTAATCAATCACACCGGACCCGTAACAGCCAATGATCCCGTATGGCCAAGCGAATGGGTTAGAACTTCTCCTCAATGCGATTACAAAACTTTTGAAGGAACTACCGCTTGTACGCTAGTAGCCAATCTTCCAGATGTAAAAACCGAAAGCGAAAAAGAAGTAGCCCTTCCTCCTTTCTTAATCGAAAAATGGAAAAAAGAAGGCCGTTACGAAAAAGAAATGGCTTCGTTAGATGCTTTTTTCAAAAGAACAGGCTATCCAAGAGCGCCAAAATACTACATCATCAAATGGTTGACAGATTACATCGTTGAATTTGGAATTGATGGTTACCGTGCCGATACCGTAAAACATACAGACGAAAAAGTATGGGCAGCCTTCCAAAAAGAATGCAATTATGCGTTCGGAGTTTGGAAGAAAAACAACCCGTCAAAAGTATTAGACAACAACTCCTTTTACACCATAGCCGAGGTATATAACTACGGTATTAGTGGTGGACAAGATTTTGATTTTGGAGACAAAAAAATCAATTACTTCCAAAACGGCTTCAACAATATGATCAATTTTGAGTTCAAATGGGATGCTCAAAAAGACTATGAATTCATTTTTTCTAAATACTCTTCCAAACTGAATAACGAGTTGCAAGGATATAGCGTGCTGAATTATTTATCCTCTCACGACGATGGAGGCCCGTTCGATGCCAAAAGAGAAAAAACCATCGAAAGCGGGACTAAACTTTTGCTTTCTCCTGGAATTTCGCAAGTGTATTATGGTGATGAATCTGGACGTTCCTTGGTAATCGAAGGTACACAAGGCGATGCCACTTTGCGCTCGTTTATGAACTGGAAAGCCATCAAAACCAATCCCGAAACCCAAAAAACATTGGCGCATTGGCAAAAACTAGGACAGTTCAGAAAAAACCATCCTGCAATCGGAGCTGGAGTTCACAAACAAATCTCGGCTACTCCTTATACCTTCAGTCGTTATTTTTCAAATGGAAACTTCACCGACCAAGTGGTCATTGCGTTAGATGTGAATCTTGGAGCCAAAGAAATACCTGTAGGCACAATTTTCGCAGATGGAACCCTTCTTCGCGATGCTTATTCTAATCAAGAAGTAAAAGTGACCAATGGAAAAGTAACTATCAATTCTAATTTTACTTTTGTGCTTTTAGAGGCCAAAAAATAGAAATTTCATAAGAGTTCAAACACCGCAAATTCGCAAATTGATTTCCCAAGTAGGGATTAAAATTTGTGAATTTGTGGTTTTTTTATAAAGAAAAAGAAGAAATTACGAAGAAATACTTTTGCACTTTGCGTTCCTTGCGTAAATCTTTGCGAACCTTGCGGTTAATTTTACAAAAAACATAAAACAATGATAACCTCGTATTTAACTAAGAAGTAATTCCTTTTTCCTATTTTAGACCAAAAGAAAAAAAATGAAACTTCAACCGTATCTTTGGCTTATTTTTATTGGATTAACCAGTTGTACTACTATGCACAAACCACTCAACATAGGTCATAGAGGAGCTATGGGACACGAAACCCAAAACACCGTTCCCGCGATTAAAAAAGCATTAGCGATGGGCGTCGACCGCATCGAAATTGATGTGTTTGTCATCAAAACAGGAGAAGTTATAGTATTTCACGATGATATTTTGGATAGCCTCACCAATGCAAAAGGTCCGATAGAAAACTACACCTTCGAAGCCTTGCAAAAAGTAATCGTAAAAGGCGGACATCACATTCCTACCCTAGAAGAAATCATCACCACCATCGACCGAAAAGTACCTTTGAATATCGAATTAAAAGGCAAAAATACCGCCGAAGCTACACATAAAATTGTTGCTGCTTTTGGCAAAAAAGGCTGGAAAACTTCTGATTTTATCATCTCGAGTTTCCTTTGGAACGAATTAGAAACCTATCGAAAACTCGATTCCAAAATAGCCATTGACGTCTTAACAGAAGAAAATCCGCTAGACGCACTCCCAATGGCGCATCAATTAAAGGCACAATCCATCAATCCTTGGTTCAAAACCCTTACGCCAGAAAACGTAAAACGTATTCACCAAGAAGGATTTAAAATCAATACCTACACCGTCAACGAACCTGAAGACATTAAAAAAGTAATCGCATTGGGTGTCGATGGAATTTTTTGTAATTTTCCCGAAAGATTACGATGATGTACGACTGTTTAATTGTGGGAGGTGGCGCTGCAGGTTTTTTTACTGCCATCAACATTGTAGAAAGAAATCCAAAAGCCAAAGTTGCCATTTTAGAACGTGGCGCCGAAGTGCTAGGCAAAGTGCGCATTTCGGGTGGCGGTCGTTGCAATGTGACCCACGCTTGTTTTGAACCTAACGAACTCGTAAAATTTTACCCAAGAGGCGAAAAAGAATTGCGAGGTCCTTTTCATCAATTTTGTTCTGGAGACACCATCGAGTGGTTTGAACGCCACGGTGTAGCCCTCAAAATTGAAGACGACGGCCGTATGTTTCCCGTTTCAAATTCTTCTCAAACTATCATTGATTGTTTTCTAAAAGCCACCCAACAATTGGGCATCAAAGTCCTCACGGGTCAGAGCGTACAATCTATTTTCAAAAAAGACAACTACTGGAAAATTGATACCCAAAATCAAAATTATCAAGCCGAGAAATTGATTTTAGCAACGGGAAGCAATCCAAAAATTTGGGAGATGCTACAGGAATTTGGCCACGCCATCATTCCACCTGTACCCTCTTTATTCACTTTTAACACCAAAGACCCCCGAATCAAAGAATTGCCAGGCGTTTCAGCAAAAGTAACCGTAAGAGTGAAGGACACCAAACTCGAAGCCACTGGACCACTTTTAATTACCCATTGGGGGATGAGTGGTCCCGCTATTTTGAAACTATCCGCTTGGGGTGCCCGCATTTTACACGACAAAAACTATCAATTTACACTTTTAGTGAATTGGCTCAATACCATCGATACCGAAGAAGCCATCGCGCAATTGAAAACCCTGAAACAAGAACAAGCTAAAAAAACAGTCGCCAAAAAATCACCTTTTGAACTCACCAATCGTTTGTGGGAAAGTTTGGTGCTGGCTGCTGCCATTACTTCTGAAACCAAATGGGCCGATTTGTCCAAAACCCAATTGCAAAACTTAGCACAACAACTCACCAATGGCATATTTCCGATTAATGGCAAAAGCACTTTTAAGGAAGAATTCGTTACTGCTGGTGGTATTGATTTAAAGGAAATCAACTTTAAAACTATGGAAAGTAAAATCCACCCCAACCTTTATTTTGCAGGCGAAATTGTCAACATTGACGCCATTACAGGTGGATTCAATTTTCAAAATGCTTGGACTAGTGGGTTTATTGTGGCGAATGCGGTGGGGTGAAAAACGATAAAAAAAGTTAATTATTTACCCGTTTCTATAAACTGAATCGCTCGTTCCAAGACTTCATCCTTACCATCTCGAAGACCCAAGATGGTCGGTTTTGCCACGATATCCGGAACTATCCCAATGCGTTGTGTTTCTCGCCCATCAGGATAAAATACACCCAAACCACTAAATTGTGTACTGAAACCTTCGAGTATTTCAAACCTAATTACCCCTCCATCAGCACCTGCAGTTTGACTACCAATGACAGTTGTATTGGGAGCCGCTTGCAGACACATAGCAGAATATTCACCATGGCTCTGCGTGTTCTCATTGACTAAAACAATGACTTTACCTTTATAGTAATCAGGATTTGTTTTACCACACATTTCAGTTTCTCTCCAAATAAATCGCCCTGGATACGTTACATCAGGATCGATAAATTTTGCAAATTCTTTGGGTTCAGGGTTTAAAAATTCCGCTAAGATATAATTCGTATCATGAGCCCCAAGTCGAAGATCAAAAACTATTGCTTTAGTGCTTTTTAGCTTTGCTATGATGTTATTAATGTCTTCTGGATATACTTCTCCCAAATTCACATAACCAATAGAATTGTCTAAAAGTTTCCATTGCCCAAGCAATTTATTGGTCTTTCTGAATAATTTTGCGGAGTGTCGGTAAATATACTTCTCAGCCAATTTACCTTCTCGATTGTATTCTACTTTTACTGAATCTGTATGACCATTAAAAATATGATACCAAGAATTGCTAGCCCGCAAGACATCATTACCTCCATCCAAATATCTTCTTGATTCTTTTAAAATTTCAGGTATTGTTTTTCCGCCCACTTTCGTAATGATATCTCCTACTCTGATATCACTGATTTTAGCCAAAGAATCACTAAATATTTGAGTAATTAGGACCTCATCGTCAACAACTCTAACTCTAGCAGGTATTTGCAATCTGCCAAATTTTTCTAACATCACTTTTGTACCTAGGAAAGCATGTAAATCATTTAATTTAATCACTAGCTCTCGCATTAACAAGTGATACTCAACTTCTGTACTAGCAGTATTGAACTTCGGGAGCATTTCATATAGAACATCATCCCAATTTTGGTCCATTAGGTATTTATATGGAAAAAAATATTCTACATAATTCCAATATCTGAAAAATGCCAACAACCGAAAGTTTCGGTCCTTCCAATCATAATTAGGATATTTTATTTCGTTACTAAACTCATAAGAAATAGCATCTGATTTAGGCTCTCCTTTTCGATAATAAAAATGATTTGACTGTAATCGATTCTCTAATATGAAGGTTAATTTTTTTGAAAGAGATTTTGAAAAAAAATGAGGATTGTTTAGCCAAGCAGCATTTAAGTTTTTGTCAAAATACTTAATTTCATTTGACACAACAATAGGTTCAACTTTCTTTACTTCTCCAAGTGAAGCAATCCAGTTTTCTATCACTTCAGAGAACTCCTTTTTATTTTTAGCTTTTTCTACTTGAGGTAGAATAGTAAATAATTCTTTGTCCCAATCGTACTTCCCGCTAGCCACGTTAGGATGATAATATTTCAAGAAACCCCAAACTTTGGCTGTAGTGGCTAACTTTTCGGTTTCAGTTAAAGATTGTTTAGCTTGAGTTATTTGAAGAAATAAAAAAAGAGTTAAGGAGAAGAAGATTTTTTGCATGAAGGATATTCGTCTTTAATTCACTAATTGTTCATTAAAAACAAATATACCTAATTATTTATTTAACCACCAAATACTTATATTTAATACCGTAGCAAAACTTACCCAAGCCAAATAAGGCAACAATAAATAGCCTGCAATTTTATTGATTTTAGCAAACTGGAGATAAGTTTCATAAATCATCAACCACAATAAGACAATCTCGATTCCGGCTAAAAAAGGATTATGCAATCCAAAAAACAAATACGACCACAAGGCATTTAAGGCCAATTGTATCGCAAAAAGCGTCAAAGCTTTTTTGACAATCGGTCGATTCCATTCAATTTTATCCCAAACCAAACCAGCCGCAACACCCATCATCACATACAACAAACTCCAAACGGGCGCAAAAACCCAATTCGGTGGATTAAAAGAAGGTTTTACTAAAGTCGGATACCAATCCAATATAGCCTGACGTGTAACCATTCCAGAAAAATAGCCTATTGCAAGACAAGTAACAACTACGGTAAGGATTCGAGTAATTTTATTCATTACATATTGTTTTTTAAATGGATTCAAAAATAGCCAAAAGTAACTAAAGGTTTGTCAAAAGAAATAAACCAATTACCAAAAAAAGTATCTTTGCCAAAATTTTATCTTTCATGACCAATACGAATACTTTTATACCTACTGAAGCTTATACCCAAAATATTGACAAAGGTTTTTTCGAGTGGAGTGCTCCAAGTAATATAGCCTTAGTAAAATACTGGGGAAAAAGAGACGATTTGGGACATCAAATACCAGCCAATCCATCTATAAGTTTTACACTAAATAACTGTAAAACCATTACTAGTGTAGCTTTTGAAAAGAAAGACCTTTCGAATTCAATCAACGGAACCAATCCAAGCGATTACTCTTTTGACTTGCTTTTTGAAGGACAGCCTAAAGAGGAATTTAAGCCAAAGATTCAGAAATTTTTGGAGCGAATTGCTCCATTTATGCCCTTTTCGAAAGACTATCATTTTACTATCAATACACAAAATACCTTTCCGCACAGTTCTGGAATTGCTTCATCGGCTTCGGGGATGGCGGCTTTGGCTATGAATTTCATGAGTATTGAAAAAGCATTAAACCCAGATATGAGCGAGGATTATTTTTATCAAAAAGCGTCTTTTCTAGCTCGTTTAGGTTCAGGTAGTGCTTGCAGAAGTGTGAAAGGAAATCTGGTTGTTTGGGGAGACCAAAAGAATATTGAAGGAAGCTCCAACCTTTTTGGAGTGCCTTTTTCAGGAAAAGTACATTCGGTTTTTGAGAATTATCAAGACACTATTTTGTTGGTTGACAAAGGTGAAAAGCAAGTATCGAGTACTGTGGGACATGATTTAATGCACAATCATCCTTTTGCAGCACGTCGTTTTGAACAAGCGCATGAGAATATTGACCAATTAATTCCAATATTCGAAACTGGTGATTTGGAGGCTTTCATCAAAATTGTAGAAAGCGAGGCGTTGACCTTGCACGCAATGATGATGACTTCTATGCCGTATTTTATCTTGATGAAACCAAACACGCTACAAATCATCAACGCCATTTGGAAGTACAGAAACGAAACTAAAACACCCGTTTGTTTTACCTTAGATGCAGGCGCAAATGTGCATGTTTTGTACCCTGAAAACGTAAAAGAATCTGTTTTACATTTTATTCAAAGTGAATTAGTTGGCTATTGTCAAAATGGTCAGTACCTTTGCGATGAAATAGGATTTGGCAGTCAACTAATCAAACAATAATAAAAATCCCTATATTTACCGTTAGGAAAGCAAAAAAGATATGAAAGGACCTTTATTTTACTCAAAAATATTACTTTTCGGAGAGTACGGAATCATACAAGACTCGAAAGGATTATCTATTCCTTATAACTTTTACAATGGCGCCCTTAAAAAAGAGGACAATCCTTCGCAAGAGGCTATTGCTTCTAACGGCCATTTGAAACGATTTGTAACCTATTTGGAAACCCTACAAACGGAACAACCAGATTTGGTACAATTTGACATTACTACTTTACAAAAAGATGTTAACGAAGGCATGTACTTTGATTCTAGCATTCCTCAAGGTTACGGAGTCGGCAGTAGTGGCGCTTTGGTCGCGGCTATTTATGACAAATACGCACAACATAAAATCACTGTTTTAGAAAACTTAACGCGTGAGAAATTATTAGCCTTAAAAACTATTTTCTCTCAAATGGAAAGCTTTTTCCACGGAAAAAGTTCTGGTTTAGACCCGTTGAATAGCTACTTAAGTATACCGATTTTAATTAACTCTAAAGACAATATTGAAGCCACAGGCATTCCGACTCAAAGTTTTGACGGTAAAGGCGCTGTGTTTTTGTTAGATTCTGGCATTGTAGGAGAAACAGCTCCTATGGTAAATATCTTTATGGAAAACTTGAAAGACCAAGGATTCCGCACTATGTTGAAATCACAATTTGTAAAACATACTGATGCTTGTGTAGAAAATTTCCTTGTTGGAGACATCAAAGCGTTGTTTAGCAATACAAAGAAATTATCTAAGGTCGTTTTAAATCATTTCAAGCCAATGATTCCTGAGGAATTTCACGGGGTATGGCAACAAGGAATTGACACGAATGACTACTACTTAAAACTTTGCGGTTCTGGAGGTGGCGGTTACATTCTTGGTTTTACACAAGACTTGGAACGTGCCAAAGCTGCTTTAAAAGACTACAAACTTGAAGTAGTGTACCAATTCTAAAAAAACTTTCAGACGCCATTCAAGATGCAACGAGAGCAAAAGCTATTGTTATTAAAAATCGTTAGTTTGTTCTCTGTTGTTCGAGGGTACAACATCCCTATAATTATCATTGCGCAATATTTGTCGGCTATTTTCATTATGGCTCCAGAGCAGCGTGCCTTGAATATTTTATTGGACTTTAATATTTTTATTTTAGTATTTGCTTCAGCGATTGCTATAGCCTCAGGGTACATTATCAATAATTTTTATGACAGTCAAAAAGATTTAATCAACCGTCCGAACAAATCGATGTTGGACCGATTGGTGAGTCAGAAAACGAAACTTCAGGTATATTTTACTTTGAATTTCATTGTGGCGTTGATGGCTTGGTTTATTTCTTGGCGAGCCTTACTGTTTTTTTCATTCTATATTTTTCTGATTTGGTTCTATTCCCATAAACTGAAAAAAATCGTTTTTATTGGAAATTTATCCGCGGCATTGCTGGCCGTTTGGCCTTTTTTCGCCATTCTTTTGTATTACTATCAACCCACTTCGATTGAAGAATTGGAACGCCACAAAGACCATTTTGCTGTAATCATCGCCCACGCTTCTTTTTTGTTTTTATTGATTTTGATTCGGGAATTGATTAAAGATTTGGAAAATTTGAAAGGAGATTTGGCCAATAATTATCACACTATTCCTGTTTTTTATGGAGAGAATTGGTCCAAAAGAATCAGTACGGGATTAACGGTTTTAACCTTGGTTCCTGTGTATATTTTGATTGAACTCTATGATGTGGGCTATATGGACATTTACTTTTATAGTTCATTAATTGTACTGTTATTTTTTCTGCTTTTATTGTGGCAATCCAACAACAAACCACACTACATTAGACTGCACAATATCTTGAAATTTTTGATTGTAGCGGGAGTTTTTTGTATTGTTTTGATTAACCCAAGTGTGCTTTGGCACGGTAAAAATTGGTTATTGAAGCAGTAATTTCTTTGGAACAAAACGTTCTTTATTGCAGAATTCCATAGCCCTGATGGGAACGGCATCCTTTACTGCCGGGGTTCGGCAGTAAAGATATAGTGGACAGCAGGAAATAGCTCCTAAAGCAAATCGACTTACTAAAAAACCTACTTAACTACTAATAAATTAGTTAGTTATCGTTTTCTAATTATCGAAAATCGTTTCACAAGGATATAAATAGTATCTTTGCACCAAATTAGAGATTATTATGAATAATAAGGAAGGCAACAACAAACGAGGCGGAGCAAGGCCAGCAGGTTCAAGACCCAATTCGAATAAGCCAAAACCTGCGATGCAAAAAAGGGCACAAGGACCTAAAAAAGCAAAACCTACTGCCAAAATAGAAGAGGCAAACAAAGTGGTTAAAAAACCCAATCAAGTAGCTAAAAGACTTAAAGAAAAAGACGAAATTCGTTTGAATAAATACATTTCGAACTCGGGCGTTTGTTCGAGACGTGATGCAGATATTTACATTCAATCAGGTAATGTAAAGGTAAATGGTGTTCCCGTAACCGAAATGGGATACTTAGTAAAACCAACCGATGTAGTAAACTTTGATGGAAAAGTGTTGACTCCAGAGAAGAAAGTGTACATCTTGTTGAACAAACCCAAAAACTTTACCACGGCACTTGATGAAGGTCAGGAATACCGCAATGTATTGGAATTGGTAAAAGGTTCTACTACAGCCAAAATTGCACCGATTGGTAGAATGGACAAAAACACTACCGGTTTGTTATTGTTTACCAATGACACCGATATGATTCGAAAATTCACTTTACCGAATCAGAAATCATCCAAAATCTACCAAGTTTCTTTGGACAAAAACTTGAAATTTGAAGATTTAGAAAAGATCAGCAAAGGACTAGTGATTGATGGTCACCGTGTTTTTGTTGAAGAGGTGAGTTATATTGAAAATGAAGCGAAAAGCGAAGTAGGTTTGAAATTGCGTTCTGCAAATGTAAAAGTGGTGCGTTCTATTTTTGAACAATTCAGTTATGACGTGTTACGCATCGATCGTGTTTCTTTTGCTGGCCTGACCAAGAAGAATTTGCCAAGAGGCAATTGGCGATTACTGACGGATCAAGAAATTATCAATTTGAAAAACGTTTAAAACAGACAATCCCATTACAATCTAATTGAAATGGGATTTTTTAATTATAAAATTTATGACTCCAGAAAA harbors:
- a CDS encoding alpha-amylase family glycosyl hydrolase → MKNKALALTLALSSLFCGYTNAQKKSSPKKETTPFVWEGANLYFLMTDRFNDDNNKKEIYFDRTKTTGKLRGFEGGNIKGITKKIEEGYFTKLGINAIWLTPIVEQIHDGVDEGTGLSYGFHGYWAKDWTALDPNFGTKKDLAELVKKAHAKGIRIVLDGVINHTGPVTANDPVWPSEWVRTSPQCDYKTFEGTTACTLVANLPDVKTESEKEVALPPFLIEKWKKEGRYEKEMASLDAFFKRTGYPRAPKYYIIKWLTDYIVEFGIDGYRADTVKHTDEKVWAAFQKECNYAFGVWKKNNPSKVLDNNSFYTIAEVYNYGISGGQDFDFGDKKINYFQNGFNNMINFEFKWDAQKDYEFIFSKYSSKLNNELQGYSVLNYLSSHDDGGPFDAKREKTIESGTKLLLSPGISQVYYGDESGRSLVIEGTQGDATLRSFMNWKAIKTNPETQKTLAHWQKLGQFRKNHPAIGAGVHKQISATPYTFSRYFSNGNFTDQVVIALDVNLGAKEIPVGTIFADGTLLRDAYSNQEVKVTNGKVTINSNFTFVLLEAKK
- a CDS encoding glycerophosphodiester phosphodiesterase family protein yields the protein MKLQPYLWLIFIGLTSCTTMHKPLNIGHRGAMGHETQNTVPAIKKALAMGVDRIEIDVFVIKTGEVIVFHDDILDSLTNAKGPIENYTFEALQKVIVKGGHHIPTLEEIITTIDRKVPLNIELKGKNTAEATHKIVAAFGKKGWKTSDFIISSFLWNELETYRKLDSKIAIDVLTEENPLDALPMAHQLKAQSINPWFKTLTPENVKRIHQEGFKINTYTVNEPEDIKKVIALGVDGIFCNFPERLR
- a CDS encoding NAD(P)/FAD-dependent oxidoreductase; translation: MMYDCLIVGGGAAGFFTAINIVERNPKAKVAILERGAEVLGKVRISGGGRCNVTHACFEPNELVKFYPRGEKELRGPFHQFCSGDTIEWFERHGVALKIEDDGRMFPVSNSSQTIIDCFLKATQQLGIKVLTGQSVQSIFKKDNYWKIDTQNQNYQAEKLILATGSNPKIWEMLQEFGHAIIPPVPSLFTFNTKDPRIKELPGVSAKVTVRVKDTKLEATGPLLITHWGMSGPAILKLSAWGARILHDKNYQFTLLVNWLNTIDTEEAIAQLKTLKQEQAKKTVAKKSPFELTNRLWESLVLAAAITSETKWADLSKTQLQNLAQQLTNGIFPINGKSTFKEEFVTAGGIDLKEINFKTMESKIHPNLYFAGEIVNIDAITGGFNFQNAWTSGFIVANAVG
- a CDS encoding S41 family peptidase, with the protein product MQKIFFSLTLFLFLQITQAKQSLTETEKLATTAKVWGFLKYYHPNVASGKYDWDKELFTILPQVEKAKNKKEFSEVIENWIASLGEVKKVEPIVVSNEIKYFDKNLNAAWLNNPHFFSKSLSKKLTFILENRLQSNHFYYRKGEPKSDAISYEFSNEIKYPNYDWKDRNFRLLAFFRYWNYVEYFFPYKYLMDQNWDDVLYEMLPKFNTASTEVEYHLLMRELVIKLNDLHAFLGTKVMLEKFGRLQIPARVRVVDDEVLITQIFSDSLAKISDIRVGDIITKVGGKTIPEILKESRRYLDGGNDVLRASNSWYHIFNGHTDSVKVEYNREGKLAEKYIYRHSAKLFRKTNKLLGQWKLLDNSIGYVNLGEVYPEDINNIIAKLKSTKAIVFDLRLGAHDTNYILAEFLNPEPKEFAKFIDPDVTYPGRFIWRETEMCGKTNPDYYKGKVIVLVNENTQSHGEYSAMCLQAAPNTTVIGSQTAGADGGVIRFEILEGFSTQFSGLGVFYPDGRETQRIGIVPDIVAKPTILGLRDGKDEVLERAIQFIETGK
- a CDS encoding TspO/MBR family protein, with the protein product MNKITRILTVVVTCLAIGYFSGMVTRQAILDWYPTLVKPSFNPPNWVFAPVWSLLYVMMGVAAGLVWDKIEWNRPIVKKALTLFAIQLALNALWSYLFFGLHNPFLAGIEIVLLWLMIYETYLQFAKINKIAGYLLLPYLAWVSFATVLNISIWWLNK
- a CDS encoding diphosphomevalonate/mevalonate 3,5-bisphosphate decarboxylase family protein; this encodes MTNTNTFIPTEAYTQNIDKGFFEWSAPSNIALVKYWGKRDDLGHQIPANPSISFTLNNCKTITSVAFEKKDLSNSINGTNPSDYSFDLLFEGQPKEEFKPKIQKFLERIAPFMPFSKDYHFTINTQNTFPHSSGIASSASGMAALAMNFMSIEKALNPDMSEDYFYQKASFLARLGSGSACRSVKGNLVVWGDQKNIEGSSNLFGVPFSGKVHSVFENYQDTILLVDKGEKQVSSTVGHDLMHNHPFAARRFEQAHENIDQLIPIFETGDLEAFIKIVESEALTLHAMMMTSMPYFILMKPNTLQIINAIWKYRNETKTPVCFTLDAGANVHVLYPENVKESVLHFIQSELVGYCQNGQYLCDEIGFGSQLIKQ
- a CDS encoding mevalonate kinase, with the protein product MKGPLFYSKILLFGEYGIIQDSKGLSIPYNFYNGALKKEDNPSQEAIASNGHLKRFVTYLETLQTEQPDLVQFDITTLQKDVNEGMYFDSSIPQGYGVGSSGALVAAIYDKYAQHKITVLENLTREKLLALKTIFSQMESFFHGKSSGLDPLNSYLSIPILINSKDNIEATGIPTQSFDGKGAVFLLDSGIVGETAPMVNIFMENLKDQGFRTMLKSQFVKHTDACVENFLVGDIKALFSNTKKLSKVVLNHFKPMIPEEFHGVWQQGIDTNDYYLKLCGSGGGGYILGFTQDLERAKAALKDYKLEVVYQF
- a CDS encoding geranylgeranylglycerol-phosphate geranylgeranyltransferase, with the protein product MQREQKLLLLKIVSLFSVVRGYNIPIIIIAQYLSAIFIMAPEQRALNILLDFNIFILVFASAIAIASGYIINNFYDSQKDLINRPNKSMLDRLVSQKTKLQVYFTLNFIVALMAWFISWRALLFFSFYIFLIWFYSHKLKKIVFIGNLSAALLAVWPFFAILLYYYQPTSIEELERHKDHFAVIIAHASFLFLLILIRELIKDLENLKGDLANNYHTIPVFYGENWSKRISTGLTVLTLVPVYILIELYDVGYMDIYFYSSLIVLLFFLLLLWQSNNKPHYIRLHNILKFLIVAGVFCIVLINPSVLWHGKNWLLKQ
- a CDS encoding pseudouridine synthase; protein product: MNNKEGNNKRGGARPAGSRPNSNKPKPAMQKRAQGPKKAKPTAKIEEANKVVKKPNQVAKRLKEKDEIRLNKYISNSGVCSRRDADIYIQSGNVKVNGVPVTEMGYLVKPTDVVNFDGKVLTPEKKVYILLNKPKNFTTALDEGQEYRNVLELVKGSTTAKIAPIGRMDKNTTGLLLFTNDTDMIRKFTLPNQKSSKIYQVSLDKNLKFEDLEKISKGLVIDGHRVFVEEVSYIENEAKSEVGLKLRSANVKVVRSIFEQFSYDVLRIDRVSFAGLTKKNLPRGNWRLLTDQEIINLKNV